In Streptomyces sannanensis, the DNA window GTGGGGGATGGCAAAGGAGCCGCCGCCCACGTGGGACGGCGGCTCCGGCCGACACGAGCGGCCTCAGCTCTGCTTCGCGGCCTCCGCGCCGTTCCCCTCGGCGTCGGCATCCGTCGCCGCATCCTCGGAGCCCGAGGCGGCCGCCTCGGACGGGGCGTCGTCGGTCTCGGAGGCCTCGGCCTTCTCGGCCGCCTCCTCCTTCGCCGGCGCGGCCTCCACCGCCCCCGGCTCCACGATCTCCTCGCGGCCCGGCCGCAGCCGCGCCGAGACGACGATGTACGTCACCGCCAGCAGGAAGACGATGAGCGCCGTCCACACGTTGAGCCGGACGCCCAGAATGTGGTGCGCCTCGTCGACACGCATGTACTCGATCCAGGCGCGCCCGGCACAGTACGCCGCGACGTACAGCGCGAACGCCCGTCCGTGCCCCAGCCGGAAGCGGCGGTCGGCCCAGACCACCAGCAGCGCGACGCCCACACACCACAGGGACTCGTACAGGAACGTGGGGTGGTACAGCCCGCCCACCCGGTTGTCCGCCTCGGTGATCTTGAGCGCCCAGGGCAGATCGGTCGGCTTGCCGTACAGCTCCTGGTTGAACCAGTTGCCCCAGCGCCCGATGGCCTGCGCCAAGACGATACCGGGCGCGACGGCGTCGGCGTACGCGGGCAGCGGGATCCCCCTGCGCCGACAGCCGATCCACGCGCCCACCGCGCCCAGGGCGATGGCGCCCCAGATACCGAGGCCGCCCTCCCAGATCTTGAAGGCGTCGACCCAGTTCTTGCCCTCGCCGAAGTACAGCTGGTAGTCGGTGACGACGTGGTACAGCCGACCGCCGACAAGGCCGAAGGGCACCGCCCATACGGCGATGTCGGCCACGGTGCCGCTTCTGCCGCCGCGGGCGATCCAGCGTTTGTTGCCGTACCAGACGGCAACAAACACACCGATGATGATGCAGAGCGCGTAGCCGCGGAGCGGGATCGGTCCAAGATAGATCACGCCGGTCGACGGGCTGGGAATGTAGGCAAGGTCCATGGCAGAACCGACGCTACCCTGCCGGGCGGGAGGTACCGCAACCCACCCGGCAACGTCTGGATAACGAGCCGCCCTCTCGGACTCAGGAAGCGGCCGGGGACGGAGAAGCGCTCGCCGGCTTCTTGCCCTTGTTGGCCGCGGCGACCCACTTCTTCAGATTGGCCGTGGTGAGCGGCTCATTGCCCTTCGACGGGAAGATCGACTCCCCGTTGAGCAGCACGGTCGGCGTGCCGCCGTACTTGCCCGCCTTGAAGACCGCGTCGGACTTGTTCACCCAGCTGTCGTGCTTGCCGTCCTCGACACACGCGCGGAACGCCGGGGTGTCGAGACCGGGCACCTTGGCGGCCAGTTCGATCAGTCGGCTGTTCTTCGCGTACGCGTCCTCCAGCTCGGGAGGCTGATTGATGTACAGCACATCGTGGTAGGCGCTGAACTTCCCCGCGTCCTGCGCGCACGCGGCGGCATTGGCCGCGCGCAGCGAGCCGGTGCCGCGCAGATTGCGGTCGATGAGGCGGACGAGGTGGTACTCGACCTTCAGCTGCCCGGCCTTCTGCAGCTCGTGGACGGTGTCCCGGAATCCGTTCTCGAAGGAGCCGCAGGCCGGACAGCGGAAGTCCTCCCACACCGTGAGCGTGGACGGCGCGCCGGGCGCGCCGACGGGAATCGCCAGGCTGTCCTTCCCCTGGGCTCCGCTGGGCGCCACGGCCGGCCCTGCCGCTTCGCCGCCACCGCCGCGGTTGGCCGCGATCACTCCGACCACGGCGGCCAGGCCCAGCACGCACACGACAGCGGCGGAGACGATCAATGTGCGCCTGCGCTTCTCACGCACCTTGTTCCGCTCGCGTTCCTGGATGAGCCGCTCTCTGGCAGCCCGCTTTCCCTCACCACGATTGTTCTCGCTCACACCCGCTGCAACGAACCGGGGAGGCACTCTCGCGCCTCCCCGGTCCCAGATCCACCCATATGGGCGATGGCGTCAATTCCGGCGGACACCCCGGGCGAGCTCGCTCGCCAGCTCCCGCACGGCGGCCAGGCCGGCGGCCTCGTCGGGCGCGTCGAGGATGCGCTTCACGAACGCCGAACCGACGATCACACCGTCCGCGAACGCCGCGACCTCGGCGGCCTGCTCCGGGTTCGACACACCCAGCCCGACGCACACCGGGAGATCGGTGGTGGCACGCGTGCGCCGCACCAGGTCCTCTGCCTGCGCGCCCACGGACGCGCGCGTTCCGGTGACACCCATGAGGGAGGCCGCGTACACGAAGCCGGAACCAGCCGCCGTGATCTTCGCCAGCCGCTCGTCCGTGCTGCTCGGCGCCACCACGAAGACCGTGGCGAGGCCGTGCTGCTCGGCGTGCTTGCGCCACACCTCGGACTCCTGGACCGGCAGGTCGGGCAGGATGCACCCGGCGCCGCCCGCCTCCGCCAGCTCGGCGGTGAACCGTTCGATGCCGTAGCGGTCGATCGGGTTCCAGTACGTCATGACGAGGACCGGCTTACCGCTGGCCCGGTGGGCCTCCCGGACCGTACGCATCACATCGGCGATCTTCACTCCGCCGCGCAGCGCGATGTCGTCGGCGGTCTGGATGACCGGACCGTCGAGCACCGGATCGCTGTGCGGCAGCCCGATCTCGACGACATCGGCACCGGCGTCGAGCACGGCCTTGACCGCCTCGATGCCGCCGTCCACGGTCGGGAAACCTGCGGGGAGATAGGCGATGAGAGCGGCCCGGTCCTCGGACTTGGCCTTCGCCAGGGTGGCACTCAGCAGCTCGATGTTCCCGGCCATCACTTCGCCCCCTCTGCGTTCCCGTACAGCCCGAAGTAGCGGGCCGCCGTGTCCATGTCCTTGTCGCCGCGTCCGGACAGGTTGACGATCATCAGCCCGTCCGGGCCCAGCTCCTTGCCCAGCTCCAGCGCACCGGCCAGCGCATGGGCGCTCTCGATCGCCGGGATGATGCCCTCGGTGCGCGACAGCAGCCGCAGTGCCTCCATGGCCGCCTCGTCCGTGACAGCGCGGTACTCACCCCGCCCGCTGTCCTTCAGGTGCGAGTGCTCGGGCCCGATACCCGGGTAGTCCAGCCCCGCCGAAATCGAGTAGGGCTCGGTGATCTGGCCTTCCTCGTCCTGCAGCACATACGAACGCGAGCCGTGCAGGATGCCCGGCTCGCCCGCGGTCAGCGTGGCCGCGTGCTCCCCGGTCTCCAGGCCGTGCCCACCGGGCTCGCATCCCACCAGCCGCACATCGCTGTCCGGAATGAACGCGTGGAACAGCCCGATCGCGTTCGATCCACCGCCCACGCAGGCGACGACGGCGTCCGGCAGCCGGCCGGCGCGCTCCAGGATCTGCTTGCGCGCCTCGACCCCGATCACCCGGTGGAAGTCCCGCACCATGGCCGGGAACGGATGCGGCCCCGCGACGGTCCCGAAGAGGTAGTGGGTGTGGTCCACATTGGCGACCCAGTCGCGGAACGCCTCGTTGATGGCGTCCTTCAGGGTGCGGCTGCCGGACTTCACGGCGACGACCTCGGCGCCGAGCATCCGCATCCGGGCCACGTTCAGCGCCTGCCGCTGGGTGTCGACCTCACCCATGTAGATGGTGCACTCGAGCCCGAACAGCGCACACGCGGTCGCCGTGGCCACTCCGTGCTGCCCGGCCCCGGTCTCGGCGATGACCCGGGTCTTGCCCATGCGCTTGGTCAGCAGTGCCTGCCCGAGCACATTGTTGATCTTGTGCGACCCGGTGTGGTTCAGGTCCTCCCGCTTCAGGAAGACCCGCGCACCCCCCGCGTGCTCGGCGAACCGCGGCACCTCGGTCAGCGCGCTCGGCCGCCCGGTGTAGTTCTTCAGCAGGTCGTCGAGCTCACGGCCGAACTCGGGATCGGCCTTCGCCTTCTCGTACTCGACGGCGACCTCGTCGACGGCGGCGACCAGCGCCTCGGGGATGAACTTGCCGCCGAACGCACCGAAATACCCCTCGGCACTGGGGACCTGACCTTCCAGGTCGGGCTTGAAGAAGTCAGAAGACATTCCGACGTACTCCTCGACATCGCAAACGGGTGATTTCACCGTATGCGCGCGCCGGCGGTGTGCCATGGCTCCCCAGGTCAGGCCCCTCCCCCCTCACGCCCTCCGGGCCATGGCCCGCTCGGGTGCGCCTGCAAGGCCGTCCGGCGATCGAGGACGGGCTTCAGGACTCACCTGGCGGAGTACGCCACGTTCGAGCCTCTCCGGCGTTGAGGAGCAGGCCGGGGCCGAGCCCCGGCGGAGCCCCCACGCGGCGGAGCCGCACAGTGTCCCTGCGGGAAGGGGCGGGGTGGGGGAAAGCCCCCGACACCGCCGGCTGACGCGCCGCTGTGCGACGCCATCGCATCCCGTTGACCTGGCCCGGCTCGTCCCCGATGACATACCGCACCCGACGGCCGTGCACCCGCCGCGCGGGCGCGCGACAGCCCCGGGGGCGGCACCCCGGGGCAAGGCGAGCGGCGATGGCCATGGCGGAGGTCAGGCCCTTCCGTGCCGGATGGCCGGGTGCTCGCCGGCGGCCACCATGTCGGCCACCGCGGCCCTGGGGTCCTTGCCGGTCACCAGTGACTCGCCGACCAGCACCGCGTCGGCACCGGCGTTGGCGTAGGCGATCAGGTCGTGCGGGCCGCGGACGCCGGACTCGGCGACCTTGACGATGCCCTCCGGAATCTCGGGAGCGACACGCTCGAACGTGGAGCGGTCGACCTCGAGAGTCTTCAGATTGCGCGCGTTGACCCCGATGACCCGCGCTCCGGCCGCGACGGCCCGCTCGGCCTCCTCCTCGTCGTGAACCTCGACGAGCGGGGTGAGCCCGATGGACTCGGCACGCTCGATCAGCGACTCCAGGGCCGGCTGCTCGAGGGCGGCGACGATCAGCAGCGCGAGGTCGGCGCCGTAGGCACGGGCCTCCCACAGCTGGTAGGAGGTGACGATGAAGTCCTTGCGGAGCACCGGGATGTCGACCCGGGCCCGGACGGCCTCCAGGTCGGCCAGCGAACCGCCGAAGCGCCGCTGCTCGGTCAGTACGGAGATGACGGCCGCGCCGCCCGCCTCGTAGTCCGCCGCGAGCCCGGCCGGATCGGCGATGGCCGCGAGCGCGCCCTTGGAGGGACTGGAGCGCTTCACCTCGCAGATGACCTTGACGCCCTCGCCACGCAGCGCGGCCGCGCCGTCCCTGGCCTGCGGCGCCCGGGCCGCGCGCTCCTTGAGCTCGTCGAGGCTGACCCGGGCCTGCCGCTCTGCGAGGTCGGCACGGACGCCTTCGATGATCTCGTCGAGCACACTCACGCGAGCGGCCCCCTTCCGGGACGTTGATGATGAATCTGGATCAACCACGATGATGGTATCCGGCACGGGGGCGACGATGCGCGTCAGTCTCCCGTCGTCCCACACCCTGGAACACCATCGTGGAGGCGTCAGGGCGCCAGCACGGCGCCGAAGGGCAGATTCCTGGCCACCGAGAAGGTCAGG includes these proteins:
- a CDS encoding DsbA family protein: MSENNRGEGKRAARERLIQERERNKVREKRRRTLIVSAAVVCVLGLAAVVGVIAANRGGGGEAAGPAVAPSGAQGKDSLAIPVGAPGAPSTLTVWEDFRCPACGSFENGFRDTVHELQKAGQLKVEYHLVRLIDRNLRGTGSLRAANAAACAQDAGKFSAYHDVLYINQPPELEDAYAKNSRLIELAAKVPGLDTPAFRACVEDGKHDSWVNKSDAVFKAGKYGGTPTVLLNGESIFPSKGNEPLTTANLKKWVAAANKGKKPASASPSPAAS
- the trpB gene encoding tryptophan synthase subunit beta, translating into MSSDFFKPDLEGQVPSAEGYFGAFGGKFIPEALVAAVDEVAVEYEKAKADPEFGRELDDLLKNYTGRPSALTEVPRFAEHAGGARVFLKREDLNHTGSHKINNVLGQALLTKRMGKTRVIAETGAGQHGVATATACALFGLECTIYMGEVDTQRQALNVARMRMLGAEVVAVKSGSRTLKDAINEAFRDWVANVDHTHYLFGTVAGPHPFPAMVRDFHRVIGVEARKQILERAGRLPDAVVACVGGGSNAIGLFHAFIPDSDVRLVGCEPGGHGLETGEHAATLTAGEPGILHGSRSYVLQDEEGQITEPYSISAGLDYPGIGPEHSHLKDSGRGEYRAVTDEAAMEALRLLSRTEGIIPAIESAHALAGALELGKELGPDGLMIVNLSGRGDKDMDTAARYFGLYGNAEGAK
- the lgt gene encoding prolipoprotein diacylglyceryl transferase, with protein sequence MDLAYIPSPSTGVIYLGPIPLRGYALCIIIGVFVAVWYGNKRWIARGGRSGTVADIAVWAVPFGLVGGRLYHVVTDYQLYFGEGKNWVDAFKIWEGGLGIWGAIALGAVGAWIGCRRRGIPLPAYADAVAPGIVLAQAIGRWGNWFNQELYGKPTDLPWALKITEADNRVGGLYHPTFLYESLWCVGVALLVVWADRRFRLGHGRAFALYVAAYCAGRAWIEYMRVDEAHHILGVRLNVWTALIVFLLAVTYIVVSARLRPGREEIVEPGAVEAAPAKEEAAEKAEASETDDAPSEAAASGSEDAATDADAEGNGAEAAKQS
- the trpA gene encoding tryptophan synthase subunit alpha — its product is MAGNIELLSATLAKAKSEDRAALIAYLPAGFPTVDGGIEAVKAVLDAGADVVEIGLPHSDPVLDGPVIQTADDIALRGGVKIADVMRTVREAHRASGKPVLVMTYWNPIDRYGIERFTAELAEAGGAGCILPDLPVQESEVWRKHAEQHGLATVFVVAPSSTDERLAKITAAGSGFVYAASLMGVTGTRASVGAQAEDLVRRTRATTDLPVCVGLGVSNPEQAAEVAAFADGVIVGSAFVKRILDAPDEAAGLAAVRELASELARGVRRN
- the trpM gene encoding tryptophan biosynthesis modulator TrpM; this encodes MAIAARLAPGCRPRGCRAPARRVHGRRVRYVIGDEPGQVNGMRWRRTAARQPAVSGAFPHPAPSRRDTVRLRRVGAPPGLGPGLLLNAGEARTWRTPPGES
- the trpC gene encoding indole-3-glycerol phosphate synthase TrpC, producing MSVLDEIIEGVRADLAERQARVSLDELKERAARAPQARDGAAALRGEGVKVICEVKRSSPSKGALAAIADPAGLAADYEAGGAAVISVLTEQRRFGGSLADLEAVRARVDIPVLRKDFIVTSYQLWEARAYGADLALLIVAALEQPALESLIERAESIGLTPLVEVHDEEEAERAVAAGARVIGVNARNLKTLEVDRSTFERVAPEIPEGIVKVAESGVRGPHDLIAYANAGADAVLVGESLVTGKDPRAAVADMVAAGEHPAIRHGRA